The Euphorbia lathyris chromosome 2, ddEupLath1.1, whole genome shotgun sequence genome includes a window with the following:
- the LOC136217710 gene encoding monothiol glutaredoxin-S15, mitochondrial: MARAFSNILLKGIAGLPAARSSRIVSGSFYHQTINFSTTIPSSPDTHEDFQPTSKVESSGMSLKDIVEQDVKENPVMVYMKGVPDYPQCGFSAAAVRVLKHYNAPLSARNILEDPELKMAVKSFSNWPTFPQIFIKGEFIGGSDIIMDMHRSGELKQKIEDVAANQKSE; this comes from the exons ATGGCCAGGGCTTTTTCAAATATACTCTTGAAGGGCATAGCAGGTCTACCTGCAGCACGGTCCAGTAGAATC GTTTCCGGATCGTTTTATCATCAAACAATAAACTTCTCAACGACTATTCCTAGTAGTCCTGACACACATGAAGATTTTCAACCAACTAGTAAAGTTGAAAGTTCTGGAATGTCTTTGAAAGATATTGTTGAACAG GATGTCAAAGAAAATCCAGTCATGGTTTACATGAAAGGGGTGCCTGATTATCCTCAATGTGGATTCAGTGCTGCAGCAGTGCGCGTGTTGAAACATTACA ATGCTCCCTTGAGTGCAAGAAATATTTTGGAGGATCCGGAGCTGAAAATGGCTGTAAAGTCCTTCAG CAATTGGCCTACATTCCCACAAATTTTCATCAAGGGGGAGTTCATTGGTGGTTCAGATATAATTATGGATATGCACCGG AGCGGTGAACTGAAACAGAAGATTGAAGATGTCGCAGCTAATCAGAAGTCTGAATAG